Proteins encoded in a region of the Dendropsophus ebraccatus isolate aDenEbr1 chromosome 11, aDenEbr1.pat, whole genome shotgun sequence genome:
- the LOC138767275 gene encoding potassium voltage-gated channel subfamily A member 1-like has product MDEHLSLLHSPPPSSTRHRTNSNIVNPGYTDAEQEIMTVVACDNLLEEAAALPGHHSSEAYEQDDHECCERVVINISGLRFETQLKTLAQFPDTLLGDPKKRMRYFDPLRNEYFFDRNRPSFDAILYYYQSGGRIRRPVNVPIDIFSEEIRFYELGEEAMEKFREDEGFIREEERPLPPNEFQRQVWLLFEYPESSGPARGIAIVSVLVILISIVIFCLETLPEFRDDKEYNDPVLPVGNGTGPYLSSSFTDPFFVVETLCIIWFSFELLVRFFACPSKATFCKNIMNIIDIVAIIPYFITLGTELAERQGNGQQAMSLAILRVIRLVRVFRIFKLSRHSKGLQILGQTLKASMRELGLLIFFLFIGVILFSSAVYFAEADDPSSGFNSIPDAFWWAVVTMTTVGYGDMHPVTIGGKIVGSLCAIAGVLTIALPVPVIVSNFNYFYHRETEGEEQAQYLHVGSCQHLSSNEDLKKTRSNSTLSKSEYMVIEEGVSPGPFKQQQQQQPQQQQQPPGFKTANCTPNNPNCVNIKKIFTDV; this is encoded by the coding sequence ATGGACGAGCACCTCAGCCTCCTGCACTCGCCTCCGCCGTCCTCCACCCGGCACCGAACCAACAGCAACATCGTCAACCCGGGCTACACGGACGCGGAGCAGGAGATCATGACTGTGGTGGCGTGCGACAATCTCCTGGAGGAGGCGGCGGCGCTGCCGGGACATCACTCCTCCGAGGCGTACGAGCAGGACGACCACGAGTGCTGCGAGCGGGTGGTCATCAACATCTCCGGACTCCGCTTCGAGACTCAGCTGAAAACTTTAGCGCAGTTCCCGGACACTCTGCTGGGCGACCCCAAAAAGCGGATGCGCTACTTCGACCCTCTCAGGAACGAGTACTTCTTCGACCGCAACCGACCGAGCTTCGATGCCATCCTGTACTACTACCAGTCCGGGGGCCGGATCCGGAGACCGGTGAACGTGCCCATTGACATCTTCTCCGAGGAGATCCGCTTCTACGAGCTGGGAGAGGAGGCGATGGAGAAGTTTCGGGAGGATGAGGGCTTCATCAGGGAAGAGGAGCGACCCCTGCCCCCCAATGAGTTCCAGAGACAGGTCTGGCTGCTGTTTGAGTACCCGGAGAGCTCGGGTCCTGCCCGGGGCATCGCCATTGTCTCCGTGCTGGTCATCCTCATCTCCATCGTCATCTTTTGCCTGGAGACTTTACCCGAGTTCCGAGACGACAAGGAGTACAATGATCCGGTGCTGCCGGTTGGGAACGGCACCGGCCCGTACCTCAGCAGCTCCTTCACCGACCCCTTCTTCGTGGTGGAGACCCTATGCATCATCTGGTTCTCCTTTGAGCTCTTGGTCCGGTTCTTCGCCTGCCCCAGTAAGGCCACCTTCTGCAAGAACATCATGAACATCATAGACATCGTGGCCATCATCCCTTACTTCATCACCCTTGGCACCGAGCTGGCAGAGCGCCAGGGCAATGGGCAGCAGGCCATGTCCCTGGCCATCCTCAGGGTCATCCGCCTGGTCAGGGTCTTCCGCATCTTCAAGTTGTCCAGACATTCCAAGGGTCTCCAGATCTTGGGTCAGACCCTGAAGGCCAGTATGAGGGAACTTGGCTTACTCATCTTCTTCCTCTTCATAGGAGTCATCCTCTTCTCCAGCGCTGTGTACTTTGCTGAGGCTGACGACCCTTCCTCGGGCTTCAACAGTATCCCAGATGCCTTCTGGTGGGCAGTGGTCACCATGACAACAGTAGGGTATGGGGACATGCACCCTGTCACCATAGGGGGCAAAATAGTGGGCTCCTTGTGTGCGATTGCCGGTGTACTCACCATAGCGCTGCCGGTGCCGGTCATCGTCTCCAACTTCAATTACTTCTATCACCGGGAGacggagggagaggagcaggctcAGTACCTGCATGTGGGCAGCTGCCAGCACCTGTCCTCCAATGAGGACCTGAAGAAGACCCGAAGTAATTCCACCCTCAGCAAGTCCGAGTACATGGTGATAGAGGAGGGGGTGAGCCCCGGACCCTTCAAGCAGCAACAGCAGCaacagccgcagcagcagcaacagccgCCGGGCTTCAAGACTGCCAACTGCACCCCCAACAACCCTAACTGTGTCAACATCAAGAAGATCTTTACCGATGTGTAA